The Hevea brasiliensis isolate MT/VB/25A 57/8 chromosome 9, ASM3005281v1, whole genome shotgun sequence nucleotide sequence GTATCATCGGCTAAACACCAAAAGCACCAACATTAGAGAGAGGCAGAAGTGAATTCTGATTGACCTCGTGGAAAGATTGTTAGGAAGGAGAAATTATACCCTAACAACTCACCACAATAAAAATGAATAAGTATATtgcttgattattattattattattattattattattattattattattattattttaggtAAATTATTTTACATAAAATATTGTACAATTCTCGCTGAAGAACATACAatctcagtttttttttttttccaatttttatattttataaaagttTAAATAAAGTGTGGCTTCTTCCATTCAGATTAGGATATAATTTCATTGAGAaattaaagtttcataatttttttttaatacccTTATTATTAATGAAAATCATTCTTTTTGGAGGCATAAAGAGAATTTGCTTAAAATAAGCCAGATATCAAGCTCAAAGAATTTCAATGGGACAtctggagtgatttaaaaaaaaaaaagcgagtTTTATGGATATAAACATATTATTTAGTTTGATCAGGCAAATTACGGCTACAAGTATACCATATGTGGAGGAGAACAAAAAGCACATGCGGATCAGTTAATTCTAAAGCAATCGGACGAAAATCAAACAGTATTAAAAAGATGACACTTGAAAAGGCATACAATTTTGATTACCCTTTAGCTTTGGAGGACACGAGCAGCAGAAGTTGATAATGATGATTAAACTGGCTTGTTCGTGTCTTTTGCTGAAACAGGGTCAGCCAAATTATTGGCAATTCTTTCCTTATCATTGTGATCATCCTGAACTGCCAACATGACCAGAACAAACAGCAATGGATAACTCACTGTAGTGAGAGACCAATTCACAATCAACTGGGAAAGCATTGGAACTTTGTGCGAATCAATTTGCCAGGCAACAGCAGCCCCTGCACTTTGCACTCCCTTGTAGAAACCAACATACCTGCAATTTAAATCCACAGATACTGTCAAGTTTAAAGAGATTAACTTAATGGGTGGCACACATGATAAGAAACTGGCAAGCCATCCATTAATCCATGTGTATGTATGTATGGGTACCTGCTAAGGATCTCAGAGTCGTCAGCCAAAGCTCCAATGACCCAGTAGACCAAGCTTTGGAACATGGCATCTAGCAATCCATAACTGAAATACAGAACGAAAGGCCCAGCGAAATCAGAACCAGAGTCCTTAAAGTCCAACTTGGGCGGCAAATCGTCATAGGAGTATTTGAGCTGGTTGGCAAGTCCACCTCCCCAGATTGCAGTCCCAAGCAGTCCCACAATCCCAATCCCAACAAATCCCCTCGTCCTTCTGCTCTGGAAACTGAAATCCAATATGTACCCAATCCCAACAGAGCCCAGCATCTGGGCTCCCCAGTAGAACACATTGTTCAAGCCCCTCGTTCTCAAATTGAAGTGTGCTGCGTTCACATTATTGAACTGGTAACTATAGaagaaattgctggcccaagcaGCAGGGACTATTAGTAGCATCTTCCAGTTGAGGAACATCTTCATAATCTCAATGGCTTCCGTGGAGACCTTAGAGTACTTGATGTGGGTGCAAACAGTGCCATCGTCGCGGACCACCTTGCTAGGGGGCAAAATAGCCAAGGAAAGCAATGTTCCAAAGGTCATAAAGCACATGAAGCCGATATAGGTGCCATCATTAACCGAAGCCGCCTCACTGCGATGGTAATTGAGAATGAATGGAATTAGCCCACCGATGACACCTCCCATATTGAAGACGCTCCAGAAGAGGGAAATATAAGTCCCCTTCCGATTTGGGGGAGGATAGGAGGTCATGATAGCTCCCTCCCCAGCCCATAGTAGCCCCGCCCCGATGCCAAGTATGGCACCAGCGGCGATGGCAAAAGCCTGATGCTGATAGTGGTTGTAGTAGAGGAAAGACCCAGCGTATAAGATATAAGTGCTGCAACCGGCGACGAGGGTGAGGCGAGGACCCAAGATGTTGTAGATGCCACCACCCAGAATGCCGAAGACAGCGAAGGTGGTGTAGAGGGCGGTGTTGGCGTTGTTGGCAGCAGTAGGGTCGACCTGGCCACCTCCACCCATTCCGGAGAGGGCATTGAACATTCCAGGGCAGCAGAAGCACACCAAACCTATAAGGGTGACCTGGACTAATGGTGAGTTGTACCTGAAAATGGATTTGCTTGGCAAATTATTATTGAATGGCAAATTATTATTGCCGAATTCTTCATCTCCTTGAAAACCCATTAGAGAAAGATGGCAGAATTTCTGTGATGAATGGTGTTAAAGAGGGAATCTTGAGGAATTTGGGGATCTGAAACGAGAAGAGGCCAAGTGGAGCACGGCGTTTCAGTAGGGGAACGGTAGTGTGAATTTAAGGAGATTTGGAAGAATAAAGAGACACGAGAGACGATTTTCAGGTTGCAGCCGGCacgcctctctctctccctcgtGGCCTGGTATGATGTTAGAATCTGCAGGCCTACCTTCCATTCCTGTGTTTGTATACTCAGATGTTCTCATCACATCTTATCCTATCTTATTTGGAGCATATTTGATTTAAtcgttaaatataattaataattgataataaataattaattgatttatattaaatatttaattattattattatataaaataattaataaaaatatatattgtataatttattatattatttaaataaatataaattataaatttattatattatattattaataaaatatataattaataaattaataaattatattatttattatattattaaaataaataaaattattaatttattatataatattatttattttattattgaaatttaaaaataattatttaaaaaaattaaataactttaaaaatataaataaaataataaagtaattattattattaataaaaaaatttataattaattttaaatatttatttgcaaataaatattttttattttatattattaataaaaaaatattttaataaagttaaaatatgattaattaaaatattataattataaataaaaaaataaaattattaataatattaatttttaaattaaataaaaaaataatataatcaaaataaaaaataaaacaaaatcaaCTATGAGTTGATGAGAAATAgatcaaaaaataaaattgatataaaCTGTAGCTGATAGGTATAATATCAATTACCTATAagctatcaattttatttttttaaacttatcaAATACTCtaatttatctatttaaatatCTAACAATTATTAACTGCACCTAATAAGTGAACCAAATACTAATGACGCCGAATTGCATATGATTTTTCATGCGGTAAAAGaggaaatttatattattttaatttttttaaaaaatatattaatctcCTATAAGCGCAAAGGCAAACACTGCTACCTTATaatgtatttaaattttaaaattaaatttaatatattttcatcataaaaatgattaaataattaaatatttttcaaattatatttaaattaatgtttttataattattttaatatataattagtgtattaataaaaattatataattaggcTTAgtaattcatataaaattttaattttttttatttttgtaatttttttgttTATAATAAAAGATAATCCAGTGTAGTGAGCAAACCAAACCCAATAATCAGGTGATATCGGATATTCACAAAGAAAATTACTCGTCCAACTATACTTATGATACTCACTCTAACAATAAAAATTTCGAGATATTTATTATGATCCGTGTGAGACTCAACTAGCAAATAGACTACTAATCCTTTTCAATCGCACACTCCTAATTTTAATAGAAATCTACGTCAAAATCTTTATATACATTATTATAATTCAGTTTTCATTATTGATTTAGATATTGGAATAGTGATTAACTAATTTGCTCTTCTCCCTTGTAGATCCAATACTTAGCCCAGCATCCATAAATCGCAAGAGGAGAACAACATCACTAACTTTcatatatcatatataaatttttaattaaataaaaattctcTTCCACTGGATTTTAAAAAAATCACTTAATTACAATGATATTAGaaaattcatgtaaataataaaagaCGTTTTGTACCTTTACAGACAAACATTATTTTTATTACCCCATTTAAGCTTGGGTTGGAGATCATGCTTGTTTTCCTCCGGCAGTACTAGATGCCGCTGCTGCAGATATTGCAGCTTGATTATCCTCttgttttcttttgttttgttgCTGTGTTCTATGTTTAgttccaataataataataataataaaaaaggcCAATTAGTGAGGATAGCAGCAACTGGAGAATTTCTCTAACCATGATTGTGAGAGCTGGACCCAGCTTGGAAAATTTAACTCTGTCATGTGGAAGTAGCAATTGGAATTTGGAACAAagttaaaattgattaaaattaatagaaattcagCGAAAACACCACTTTTAACCTTTTTGTTGTGTCTTTCAATGTCCCTATAACGATTTTCTTTATCAGATCATGATCATATAACTTGTTTGATAAATGATATGAAATTGATATTTTGTTTGTTTACTCTCAGCATGGACAGAATCACCAATGTCCAAAGATGTCCAATATACAGATTAGCAAGAATGAAAAAACATTTAATGTATATGAATCTAACTTATCAATGAATATTAAAGAATCTGCtggtattttttttatgtatataaaATAAGATGCAGAAATATTGTTTGCATCACACCTCTaagtttattaattttaaattataataaaataatatcaatTAACTTCAACTCAGTTGTATTGAGGTAATATTAAGAATGCGAACACTTGagctcaaattttaattaaaactaattatatcaaaaaaaaaataaaatattaatttattacaaAGATGAAAGTAATTTTTTCTTGTTAATCAAGATTTAATTCTATTAAGAACATTTtaagaatatttaaaaattttaaatagaacaGATTGATTAAAATTGAAGACAAAAAATAATCTCAATGCtcataaattaatttgaaaataattttaggtatagtaatagtaataataatatataataagagTATTATTCAAAGTGTTTGaccaaaattttatttccaatttgACTAATGTGAAGGTTAGTGAAGACAAATTAACTTTCTGAGTTTCCGTGGTTCATAATTGACGCAATTTGTCCACATTGCTTTCATGGCAACCCAAAAGTCGTCTTACATAGAAATGACAACATATCTTAGAATCGCAGTTCAACCTCCATATGGCGGAAACGCCACCCCCAAGAAGCATCAGCCGGCCTGCCGGCCACCTCAATTTTATAAGAAACTAAGGCTTGATCTTGCTTATGATTATTAAAATTAGCagcaaattttaatataaaacatttgggTTATAATAATAGTAGTGGTaatgctattattattattattatagaaaaagttgaaacttaaaaaaaaaaaaaagtacaaaAAGCAACTTCAAATTTTAATTACTAGTAACTCaactaataattaataattaaatattaaaatcaataaattttaattcaatgataTTAAAATcgtttaaaaattatgaaatttcgaATTTGAAAGTTGAaactaaatgaataaaaaaatattaaatattaatgttATGAGTTTTGTTATTCTTGACATATTGTACCTAGGATtgtaaatgaattaaattgttcACAAATTGCTCAAGGCTCAGTTTGATAAAATTGGATAAAGTTTGACTCATCTCAAGTCTAATAGTTAGGCTAATTAATAAATGAGTCAAACTCAACCTTATTAATATTTGACTCGTTAAAGCTTATGAGCCAACTTGTTTAACAGGCTCACAAGCTCATAAGTTGTTTGTTAAATAGGCTCATGAGATAGCTTGTTGAACAGGTTCGTAAGTTAGTTCATTTAATAGTATGGTGAATTAGCTTGTTTatgtcacgactcaacctatgggccggaccggcactaggacctgggccagcctaaagcccccgaggcccatagtaagccttaactattcatttacccaactctaaggcccatttgggcccaatttcaagaaaccaaccggacagagtccggccataaaatggacctaccaacggggagtttttgactcacccaacctgtaaacacaataaacaatccattggggagctcagctcaccctccacatactcatataatcataatgataaatgggagctcagctccctcatccagtccatcaaacatgcatataataattttacaggtccacaataataatttagtttacagacccaaatcaaataaacatatcTAACAcatgtttatagaattacacaaacataaataaatgacctgcgagggagaaaagcaggttaacctcaaaaatatcctcctgtggcctggaaaaatattgaacaggagtgagcgttcgactcagagagtaaaatatcaattttaaccataatctctataactatctagaactaatgcaacctgtggagtgaaatgcaacagcaacaatattttcacatcataacaacaaaaaggtaatttggagcactcacgcactctgtaacatcaatcataatatatgggagctgatcccctatacagctctcttaatccaacctggtgccagcgaagaactcagctcggacttccacttaataaccaaatcggggtcccagcgaagaactcaagccgtgtctaccccgaaggaccgagtcccagcgaatatctcaaaccgtgtctacccgtcctatctatagtccacaccacatcacacgcacgccaacgcacgcacactgctccaaattaccacaacaacatccatggcactttcacagttatgaatgcaacataaatcgtgcctagaatttatctacatagatatatgcatataagtgatgcatgggcatgcttgaacatataataatatcgaaattacaattaaaattaatattttactcacagacttgacgatggtcactgaggcggctgggaggaggaagaaggctgtcccggctcacctgacaattttattacaatcatttaataaatttgactcaataaaaacaaagaaaagaccaaatacgtcctaaatcgtgccgaaaatccggcagagtctcccctatacctaagacctacccaacctgcaaaagggctcaaaacacacttctatattcacaatccatatgtccacaactcaatcccatcacacagcccctcctgggcccatcaaatcaatcatccatcacaatatgtaaaatttcaatttagtccttataattgaccatttttgcaaaaactgcccaaatcagctctaaaaattctaaaactttgccccgcggtccttagcaatattactaagcgattgcaaaaagaatcataattttctaagctaccacaaatattttatggatttttaatcttatttaagcactagaaaatttcgtaaaaacaaggttcgggtttacctttgccaatttcgacttcggggacgcgctcgggacgtctgacaatgggggggtagccaaaacctcggtccaattcggagacttttccagaactgtCGTTTCAGCCGTAAATTCACTGccgatcaactgtcgaatttccgcgaattgaggatacctacacgaagcccacaacacgagggttagtacataaatttttcagaattttctaagctcatttaatgatcggaaaaacactgcgaagttctgtgggacccaccaaaaaacggtgtcgaaaaattttgaaatttatatccccgcgaagctctcgacgagtggagcgctctggtactctcggttttctcatgcggttcacggtttgcgagaaatctagcccaaaagtcgaaatgggctaaaaacttcccgggcaaaaatcggacaaaccgctcgatgaatttcggtgttcttggtgtctatggaaagctctcgacgagtagatgattttagacacaagacctggttcgattggtggccggataggccggatttcggccgggaagaccAACAGCCGCGCGCGCGCGTCGCTCAACTTCGGGCGACGTTTTCTGGCGTTCCAAGCAGCGGCTGGCAGTGGGGGAGGGCCaaggtggggcgccggcgaggtggggaggcaggggaggtggcggcgcggcaaggggaggagggaggagagagaaaagagagagagaagggagagaggtcgacgcgcgcgggaggaagaaggaagaaaaagaaaaggccggtccgattcgatcggtccgatccggtccggttcgattcggccggtcagattcatgatacaaaattttaaatttttactttgcctcgggaccgaaaatgaggtccaaaaatttcaaaaaaattccagaaaactcagaaaaatacgtagactccaaatatatttttagttttgccacgtggtctttaaattaatttttaaaaatcatcaaagtttatattttcggaaaaatcgaacccgatttttaaaatccgaaaaatctcaaaaaaatttctaaattttaaataaaattaaaataccaaaaatactcataaataataaaatttaaaatcttggggtgttacagtttacAAGTTCATTAATTACTGCATTTTATAATGTTGTAAATATACTAGTTTTATTTATAGTTATTCtaactaataaattaataactattatttaaaattatgatatgattaagttatataaaatataattgatataatttaaatttaatttttataaaaatcaagGTATTTTTATGTGATAAATAGagttaaaaatattaaaagatgattttttaattatttttcaatatttatttaGATTACAAGAACACATTTAAATCATTGtattatataaaatttgaataaaaaatatttaatcataaaataacacacacacacacacacatatatatgtacacatacacatatagtattaaatataaatattgttGTCCATAAAAATTCCTTACGGATATAAACCTATAAAACATATAATAAATGGGTACGAGGTCCATCGGGGATGTTCACAGTGAGGACTTTTTGATGCTCATATTTGAGTTGGTATAAGAGAATAATATATGGATTGATTAGGGAGAATTATGTACCTTGCTATGATGATGTGATTCACTTATATAGGTTTTACATGATGGTTGGTGATAGAAATTCAACTTTGTAATAATTAACTTTTATAATCAGAGGGATATGTTTCtatctaaaatttataattataatcattGTTAACTTAGACAATCCTGCCAAAATAGAGATTGCAAATATGATTTCTCCTGAAATTCGAATTATTCGGtcaaatatataaattttgagtAGTTATATCATTAATTCCCCATCTGAGTATGAATTTTTAGGTTTGTTGTACTTAGACATTAAAGTTTTGACCATTGCCTTCAAATTTTTAGAGTGTGGACTATTGTCTTgatgaatgtcacaccttacccctccgtaaggtataacatgatctcgtagtatacctaatgaattaccgaatttcatctaccgataactcattaaatatactacaagagaatTTAAACCGAATTCAACTCATtttaaagtgaaaagtgatgttaaataattactaaaaagcctttaaattcaatttatatcaTAAGTCAACTTTTTGATAAATCCAaccttccgcaaattttataaaaatttcggcagagtgtcggctgtaatttgagaaaacagtttttcaaaacctgaaaagaaagcaCTTTCAATGTAtttttctcaatcccaactccaaaaaTCCTCAATTCAACACAAACTCAAAGCAATTTCAATGTCCAATTCTCAAttcaacacaatttaaaataaatatcaattttatttaaCCTATTCAATATAAACACAAAAGtcttaatttttcaaaaaaagaagaacaaaaatattatcattacaaattttactgtacaactgctcaactaatacaaaagatacatatgaacaaaaataTTTACACCAAACTAAATGATAAGGGGTATAATTaatatacccatacaaaaatcctCAAACTGTGCTCCTGtcactgtagcagctcgctctgctactTTGTCCTTttccttatctgcgatagcaaataaaagctatcgttgagtaacttttactcagtggtgcacaataaaaatttaaagttgtTGAACATAAAAGCATACACTGATAACACATATTTAAATCCTTTTACAATCACATTTCATGAAATTGATGTCAACCTTTACAAtaccattttatcaaaataatttataaattacagtgttgccaatcaatacacaacttaggtcatgacacaaaattttcaatcgataTCGTGTTGTACAACACGACAaggcaatctcaaccccactaatcgaaatcaatgaaggaggtggctagctagctatatgaataTTTATCCAATCTCATCCTCAAACTGGGAAGCTAGAGAGGGAgaatgtgacaccccgtacccgtgtacagtatacccgagtaagtaatgccacacggtgtaccggcacactctaatataccttaattaatttatatcatgcttttgagtataatttatgaaatataatttagttaagccatttatcaaaagtattattcatttaaggttctgaaaattttaaagaaaatccggcggagtaccggctaaaaatggagaaaacagttcttcggaacctgttaaaaacacttccaataaacaaattcattcattctcaactccaatatcatcacaaaactcaatatcaagatctcaacatttcaatttcaattctcaatcatccatcacatgtgatgatcacatataaatcataaataaccatttacttttccattcacaaatacaattttcataatttacataaacctcaatatacattacacaagtttaattacatatgagaaaatcaaaattaagttacaaaatgtcaaaatgacacctagtgtcctactaatgcactgcagaagttgaggtgacacggacactgtgtagagctgtaggatggactcacccagtctgtggtctactgggctcacgatctgtatctccagtacctacgcgtggcaaaagcaacgcgctaagaaataatgcttagtggtgcaataatataataaaagaaaatagcaagaaattaaatgtgtagtgaatgtatatgttttatttgtttggtatttgtatatcatttactttgtccacttttattcatttggttgccccaagtaacctacactagacgactggactggataacgggtaaactggcactgggtatctagtacctcgggccgtcacaccatcggtcacatatgcatctcccagtgtgcaacagaacagctaccaagctgtaaataatctcaggcactaggccaaatctcaatgcaaagtcagaatggctaaaagccatgaaatcacagaatggcatattgccatatgcagtactgttaactgaaccctattggcatgccaaactatccaaaccaatcatgttaggtatactagggcatttgaaacttttaaattcttcaatttgtgcatttcaagttttggtgtcactattcacctcattggtcaacaaaaatgttgacttttggatagaaaatatgtaccttgactttggcactcccaacataccacattttacatttaaaacttgttagaattggtcaccattaccatttctaacttaaaaccaagagggcagaaaatttcagtttttgaagcatatgtttactgttccattaagcactgttgcagtgagaatttgaagaagtgacaaacatgaaagttgttccttattttgtctagttgaatttccttttttgaatcactccatttggagttttgtagctccagatttggtccaaaaaccacagctggccggattgccaatctgctgaattgaccatatctacagtaacatgaacagtgactgccactgccatttgggttaggttctggccataatttggggtaggtttcttcatgaaagttgtttttctatgtcttaacttgttgctgtaaaaatttcaggtcaattgaccaaatctacagtgagttatgaccaaatgaacagttactattcatttggtcattctgcagaatcagttgcagggtatccggattggggccaagttttggtattcttgctttggtcttttgggcatggtttcttcagcaaaaatgtgccattataagcctagtttcatgtccaattggccaaacaccaattggactaacacagccaaagttatggctgtgtaattggactgaaatttcagtccattgctacTGTCCCTAGGCAACATAATCATTccctttaccatgctatttttcagtccatattatggtcaaatctcctgaaatggtcactaattgaccat carries:
- the LOC110665749 gene encoding UNC93-like protein 1; protein product: MGFQGDEEFGNNNLPFNNNLPSKSIFRYNSPLVQVTLIGLVCFCCPGMFNALSGMGGGGQVDPTAANNANTALYTTFAVFGILGGGIYNILGPRLTLVAGCSTYILYAGSFLYYNHYQHQAFAIAAGAILGIGAGLLWAGEGAIMTSYPPPNRKGTYISLFWSVFNMGGVIGGLIPFILNYHRSEAASVNDGTYIGFMCFMTFGTLLSLAILPPSKVVRDDGTVCTHIKYSKVSTEAIEIMKMFLNWKMLLIVPAAWASNFFYSYQFNNVNAAHFNLRTRGLNNVFYWGAQMLGSVGIGYILDFSFQSRRTRGFVGIGIVGLLGTAIWGGGLANQLKYSYDDLPPKLDFKDSGSDFAGPFVLYFSYGLLDAMFQSLVYWVIGALADDSEILSRYVGFYKGVQSAGAAVAWQIDSHKVPMLSQLIVNWSLTTVSYPLLFVLVMLAVQDDHNDKERIANNLADPVSAKDTNKPV